One window of the Colletotrichum lupini chromosome 9, complete sequence genome contains the following:
- a CDS encoding pectin lyase — protein MRFSATAILAAAAATSASAQSVIGTAYGFAKGVTGGGSAAAAIPSSVDELTQWLADDTPRTIIIDKEYDFTGTSAKGKGCSRKSCTVANGGQLFLGDLSCGTSDNVATTVSYDLAATEPLIVGSNKSILGSKGKGILNGKGLRVKTNAKNVIIQGIEITNLNPTVVWGGDAIDLQGGNDGVWIDHNRISKIGRQFIVTHFAGSRVTISNNYFDGATPASTTCNGNHYWTEMHLGDGDQITIDRNYYVNVSGRSPKLGPKGTFHATNNFFQNVQGHTFELFTTTLALIEGNAFENVKQPYVGQVFSNSFNAPDAKSAAACSSKIGRACVINSVDSKSGQFKALAQTNVLSTFAKLSGYLVKPVAADTVASLVVGNAGPAKLGGSGSGATPTTVATSTRKATSVIAATQSAKVTVKTPSTHTPKVTPTAVATPSSGANHTSKAPPSHTSKAAHSSKAAQSSKTKAAHTSKAKPTPSTPSTHTSTKRASCQQTAAGNSTESAIVQIYHQCGGKGWTGATVCVAGTSCVVQNEWYSQCVSSATRRSAKALRRV, from the coding sequence ATGCGTTTCTCAGCAACCGCCATTTTGGCTGCCGCGGCCGCAACTTCGGCGTCTGCCCAGTCTGTCATTGGCACGGCTTACGGCTTTGCTAAGGGTGTCACTGGTGGTGGTAGCGCCGCCGCTGCCATCCCCTCTTCCGTCGACGAACTCACTCAGTGGCTTGCCGACGATACCCCCCGTACTATCATTATCGACAAGGAGTACGACTTCACAGGCACCTCTGCCAAGGGCAAGGGCTGCAGCCGTAAGAGCTGCACAGTTGCCAACGGCGGCCAGCTCTTCCTTGGAGACCTCTCCTGCGGCACCAGCGACAACGTTGCCACCACTGTCAGCTACGACCTCGCTGCTACCGAACCCCTCATCGTCGGCAGCAACAAGAGCATTCTCGGCTCCAAGGGCAAGGGAATACTCAACGGCAAGGGCCTTCGTGTCAAGACCAACGCCAAGAACGTTATCATTCAAGGCATCGAGATCACCAACCTGAACCCCACTGTTGTCTGGGGAGGTGATGCCATCGACTTGCAGGGCGGCAACGATGGTGTTTGGATTGACCACAACAGAATTTCCAAGATTGGTCGCCAGTTCATCGTCACTCACTTCGCCGGGTCTCGCGTCACCATTTCCAACAACTACTTCGACGGAGCCACCCCGGCTTCAACCACCTGCAACGGCAACCACTACTGGACTGAGATGCATCTTGGTGATGGAGACCAGATCACCATCGACAGAAACTACTACGTCAACGTCTCTGGCCGTTCCCCCAAGCTCGGTCCCAAGGGTACCTTCCACGCTACCAATAACTTCTTCCAGAACGTCCAGGGCCATACTTTTGAGCTTTTCACTACTACCCTCGCTCTTATTGAGGGTAACGCGTTCGAGAACGTTAAGCAGCCTTACGTCGGCCAGGTCTTCTCCAACAGCTTCAACGCCCCCGATGCCAAGTCTGCTGCTGCCTGCTCCTCCAAGATTGGCCGTGCTTGCGTGATCAACAGTGTCGACTCCAAGAGTGGCCAGTTCAAGGCTTTGGCCCAGACAAACGTTCTGTCCACCTTCGCGAAGCTTAGCGGATACCTTGTCAAGCCCGTTGCTGCCGATACTGTCGCCAGCCTTGTCGTTGGCAACGCCGGTCCCGCTAAGCTTGGCGGCTCCGGCTCCGGTGCTACCCCTACCACTGTTGCCACTTCTACCCGCAAGGCTACCTCTGTCATTGCCGCGACTCAGAGCGCCAAGGTCACAGTTAAGACCCCCTCGACTCACACCCCCAAGGTTACCCCTACTGCTGTCGCAACTCCCAGCTCTGGCGCCAACCACACTTCCAAGGCCCCTCCTTCCCACACCTCCAAGGCCGCCCATTCCTCCAAGGCAGCTCAGTCTTCCAAGACCAAGGCTGCTCACACTTCCAAGGCCAAGCCTACTCCTAGCACTCCCAGTACTCACACTTCCACCAAGAGAGCATCCTGCCAGCAGACTGCCGCTGGCAACTCCACCGAGTCGGCCATCGTTCAGATTTACCACCAGTGCGGTGGAAAGGGCTGGACTGGTGCCACCGTTTGCGTCGCTGGAACTTCCTGCGTTGTTCAGAACGAGTGGTACTCCCAGTGCGTGAGCTCCGCTACCAGACGCAGCGCCAAGGCACTCCGTCGTGTCTAA